GCGCAGCCGGCGCTGGCGGCGCAGATGGGACTGGCGGCTCGGGCGGCGCCGGCGGTCAGTAACCTCGCTCTCCGCTCAGGCGACCAGCACCTTCACCACGAACGTCGTGCTCCCGAGGCGCAGCCGGTCGTTGTCGCGCAGCTGCCGGCGCTCGCCCTGTCCGAGGCGCTGCTCGTTGACGAAGGTGCCGTTGCGCGAGCCGTCGTCCTCGATGAAGACCTGGCCCGTCGTCGGGTCCGCGTGGATCGACGCGTGCCGTGAAGAGGCGCTCGCATCCGCGAGCCCGATCTCCGTCGTAGCGTCCGCCCCGGCGCGCCCCACCTGCGTCCGGCCGCTGTACATCGGCCAGAAGCTGCCTCCGGGATCGTTCTGGAACGTCACGATGAAGCCGACGAGGACGCGCGCCGGCTGCGCCGACACCTGCGGCACCGCGCCCGAGACCGCGCCCTGGACGATCGGAGGCGCGACGATCGCAGGCGCCCTGGCCTGAGCGACCGCCGGCACCCCGCCCTGCACCATCGGCGGCGGCGCGACCGCGCCCCCCTGCACCATCGGCGGCGGCGCAACCACGCCCCCTTGCACCATCGGCGGCGGCGCGACCGCCCCCCCCTGCACCATCGGCGGCGCGACAAGCCCTGGCGCCCCCGTCGGTATCACCATCGGCGGGGGCGCAACCATCTGCGGGGGCACGCCGAAGACCGGCGCCGGCGCCACGGGCTGCTGCCCCATCGCGCCACCCAGGGACGCGCCGGGCACCATGCCCGGGCCCGGCGCCCCGAGCGCCGGCTGGGCCGGCGGGACGCCCGGCGCGTTCATCGGAGACGCCGGCTGCGACGTGAGCCCCGCGGAAGGAGCCGCTCGGGCCCAGGGCGAGACCGGGAAAGGCGCTTCCGCGCCCGTCGAGAAGGCGACGCCTCCGCCCGGCGACGCCGGCACCGAGAGCCCGCCCCCGCCCACCCCGTACGCCTGGGGAGGAGGCGGATAGGCGCCCTGCGCGCCCCCTGCCGCGTAGCCTGGGGCTGCCGCGCCGCCATAACCCGAGGCGGCTGGCTGCCCTGGATAGCCCGGCGGGCCAGGCGGGGCATAGGCGCCAGCCCCCGCCTGCACCGGCGGAGGCGCGACCGGAACGGAGGCTCCAGGCGCTGCGCCCGCCACGCTCGTACCGCACATCGAGCAGGCAGCGTCGGTCTCCTTGAGCATCCACGCGCAGTTCGGACACGGCCTCATGCGCTCTCGAGGCTACCGATTCGCTTGACATCCGTCGAGGCGAAAGCCGCCCGCAGGCGCGAGCACCGCCGCGCAGGTCGGCCTGCGCTGCGCAGGCGACGCGATGTCGCTGCCGCGCGCCAAGCGAACGCGCCAAGCTCGCCGAGAGGCAGAGGCGTCCGTCGCCGCCGCGCGGGGCGTCTTGACGAAGAGAGGCACGAAAAAAGGCGCCGCGCGTTCAAGCCGCGCGGCGCCTCGGAGACAGGTCGCTCAGCGATCGCTGGCGACGCTCGTCAGTTGCTGGCGATCGAGCTCTTCTCCGACTTCTCGATCTCCTTCTTCTCGCCGTCCTTCGACTCCTCGGTCGCGGGCGCGGGCTCGGGCAGCCGCTCGAGCGCGGCCTCCAGGACCTGCTCCATCCGGCTGACGAAGAAGAACTGCAGCTCGTCCACGACCTCCTTCGGCACCTCCTCGAGATCCGCCCGGTTGCGCTCGGGGACGATGATGCGCTTGATGCCGGCGCGGTGCGCCGCCAGCACCTTCTCCTTCAGGCCGCCGATCGGGAGCACGCGACCGCGGAGCGTGATCTCGCCCGTCATCGCGACGTCGTGGCGGACCTTGATCCCGGTGAGGAGCGAGACGAGCGCCGTGAACATCGTCACGCCCGCGCTCGGCCCGTCCTTGGGCATCGCGCCGGCGGGGATGTGGATGTGCAGATCGCTCTTCTCGAGGAAGTCCTTCGCGATGCTGTACCTCGACGCGTTGCTGCGCACGAACGAGAGCGCCGCCTGCGCCGACTCCTTCATCACGTCGCCGAGCTGGCCGGTCAGCTGGAGCTTGCCCGTGCCGTACATCCGCGTCGCCTCGATGAAGAGGATCTCGCCGCCGACGCTCGTCCACGCGAGGCCCGTCGCGACGCCGCTCTCGGCGGTGCGCTCCGCGACCTCGCTCGTGTACTTCGCCGGGCCGAGGAACTCGTGCAGGTCGTCCTCGTTGTCGACGCGCCGCTTCTGCGTGTCGCCCTCGGCGACCTTCACCGCCACGCCGCGGATGACGCCCGCGATCTGCCGCTCGAGCGACCGGACGCCGGCCTCGCGCGTGTAGTGATCGATGATCTCCTCCAGCGCCTTGTCCGTGACCTCCAGCTGCTCGGTCGTGAGCCCGTGCTCCGACAGCTGCTTCGGGAGCAGGTGCTGCCGCGCGATCGCGAGCTTCTCCTTCCGCGTGTAGCCGGGGATCTCGAGGATCTCCATGCGGTCGCGGAGGGGCGGCGGGATCGGATCCGCCACGTTCGCGGTCGCGACGAACATCACGTGCGACAGGTCGTACGGGATCTCCAGGTAGTGATCCGCGAACGTGTTGTTCTGCTCCGGATCGAGCACCTCGAGCAGCGCCGCCGACGGGTCGCCGCGGAAGTCGTGCCCGATCTTGTCGACCTCATCCATCATGAAGACCGGGTTGATCGTCCCCGACTTCTTCATGCCCTGGATGATCTGGCCAGGGAGCGCGCCGACGTAGGTGCGCCGGTGGCCGCGGATCGCCGCCTCGTCGTGCACGCCGCCGAGCGAGACCCGGTGGAACTTGCGGCCGAGGGCGCGCGCGATGCTCCGGCCGAGCGACGTCTTGCCGACGCCGGGAGGCCCGAGCAGGCAGAGGATCGGCCCCTTCTTGTCCTGCTTCAGCTTGCGGACCGCCAGGTACTCGAGGATGCGCTTCTTGACCTTCTCCAGGCCGTAGTGGTCCTCGTCGAGCACCTTGCGGACGCTGCCGATGTCGAGGTTGTCCTGCGTCGACTGCGTCCAGGGCACGTCGAGGATCCAGTCGAGGTACGTCCGCACCACGGTGTACTCGGCCGACCCGACCTGCATCGTGCGCAGCCGCTTCAGCTGCTTCTTCGCGACGGTCTCCGCCTCGGTCGGCAGGTTCGCCTTCGCGATGCGATCCTCGAGCCCGTCGAGATCGCCCTGATCGCCGTCGTCCTCGCCCAGCTCCTCCTTGATCGCCTTGAGCTGCTGGCGCAGCACGTACTCGCGCTGGTTCTTGCCCATCTCCTCCTTGATCTGGGAGTTGATGCGCTCGCGCATCTTCAGGATCTCGAGCTGCCGCGTGAGCAGCCGGAGCACCTTGCGGATGCGCTCCTTGACGTCGATCGTCTCGATGAGCTGCGCCTTCTCCTCGACCGGCGCGTCGAGATTCGCAGCGACGAGATCGGCGAGCGCGCCGGGCGCCTGGATAGAGTCGATGAGCGAGCCCGCCTCGCGCGGGAGCTCCGGCATCAGCTGGATGACCTGCTTCGCGATGTCGCGCAGGCTCATCGCCAGCGCCTCCGCCTCGACGTCCTCCGTCGCCGGCTCGTCCATGCGGCGGATCTTGGCGCGCAGGTACGGCGTGTGGGCCGTGACGGTGTCGAGCCGGATCCGCGTGAGGCCCTGCAAGATCAACGAGTAGTTGCCCGAGCTGTGCTTCAGCGCCTTCAGCACGCGCGCGGCGCAGCCCATCGGGTACAGGTCCTCCGCCCCGGGATCGTCGGTCGACGGATCGCGCTGGGCGAAGATCGCGATGACCGGGCCAGGGAGGTTGTCGACATCCTCCACCAGCGCGACCGACTTCTCGCGGCCGACATCGAAAGGCGCGACGGCGCCCGGGAACAGCACCGCATTGCGGATCGGCAGAACCGGCAGCTCGTCGCCGAAGACGACCTCTTCCTCGGAGCGCGGCGGCATCGGCGGGTTCTTTTTCTCGGACATGGCGATCTCCTCTAGGCACCCGACCGGGGGAGGTAAACCCCTTCATCAACACGCAGCCGGGCCGCGCGGCCACCGCGCGCCCCGGTCATCTTGGCTTGCATCCAGACGGATGCGGATGGTGCAACGCGGAGCCCTGCTGGCAGCTCTTGGTGGAAGACAGCCCGCGAGGCTACGGGAACTCACCATAGACACGGCGCATGCCGCATGCCACAGCCCTGGCCATTTTTTTGAATGAGGATACGCTGCGGGTCAGCTCCGACCTGCAGCGCTCGCTCGTCATCACCACCACCTGGCGCGCGCGACGCGGCGCAGGATCCTCCGCGCCGTCGCTTGCCGCGCGGCGCGGCGCGGCCGAGGCTGCGCCCGGCACGGAGCGACACCCTGGCCCTCGCTGAACGATGATCGATCCCCTGCTCGGCCTCGGCGCGCTCGCGATCGCGATGCTCGGCCTGCCGGCGGCGCCGTCGCTCGATCCAGGGCCCAGCCCGGCGTGTCCGGCGGACATGCGGCTCGTCACCGGCACGCACCGCGACGAGGTGCAGCACGTCTGCGTGGAGCCGGTCAAGAGCGGCAAGGCGACCCACTGCTTCGCGTACTGGGAGGACATCACGGCCGAGGAGGGGCCGGCGACCGAGATCTCCGTGTGCATGGACCAGTTCGAGGCGCCGAACCAGCGCGGGGCGAAGCCGCTCGTCATGCAGTCGTTCGAGACGGCGACCGCGTGGTGCGCCGCGCGCGGCAAGCGGGTGTGCGCCGAGCAGGAGTGGGAGCTCGCGTGCGAGGGCCCCGAGCGGCGTCCCCTCGCCTACGGCTGGCGCGTCGACAAGGCGGTCTGCAACAGCGGCAAGGCCTGGCGGCCGGTCGACGAGCGGAAGCTCGGCGCCTCTGGCGAGGTGGCGCAGCGCGAGGTCGAGCGGCTCTGGCAGGGCGCGCCGAGCGGCTCCCACCCTGGGTGCGCCTCGACCTTCGGCGTCTTCGACATGATGGGCAACGTCGAGGAGTGGGTCGCCTCGCGCGGCGGCCGCCGGTGGCCAGGCGCGCTCATGGGCGGCTTCTGGGCCAAGCCGTGGACGGGCTGCCGCGGGACGAACGACGCGCACGAGCCGAAGTTCGTGTTCTACGAGACCGGCTTCCGCTGCTGCGCCGATCCGCGCTCGGCTCTCCCTTCGCGCGGCGCGGCGGCGCGCGAGGAGAACGAGGAGCGCGGCGGGCGGCCAGCGTCCGG
The DNA window shown above is from Sorangium aterium and carries:
- a CDS encoding FHA domain-containing protein, which gives rise to MRPCPNCAWMLKETDAACSMCGTSVAGAAPGASVPVAPPPVQAGAGAYAPPGPPGYPGQPAASGYGGAAAPGYAAGGAQGAYPPPPQAYGVGGGGLSVPASPGGGVAFSTGAEAPFPVSPWARAAPSAGLTSQPASPMNAPGVPPAQPALGAPGPGMVPGASLGGAMGQQPVAPAPVFGVPPQMVAPPPMVIPTGAPGLVAPPMVQGGAVAPPPMVQGGVVAPPPMVQGGAVAPPPMVQGGVPAVAQARAPAIVAPPIVQGAVSGAVPQVSAQPARVLVGFIVTFQNDPGGSFWPMYSGRTQVGRAGADATTEIGLADASASSRHASIHADPTTGQVFIEDDGSRNGTFVNEQRLGQGERRQLRDNDRLRLGSTTFVVKVLVA
- the lon gene encoding endopeptidase La, with translation MSEKKNPPMPPRSEEEVVFGDELPVLPIRNAVLFPGAVAPFDVGREKSVALVEDVDNLPGPVIAIFAQRDPSTDDPGAEDLYPMGCAARVLKALKHSSGNYSLILQGLTRIRLDTVTAHTPYLRAKIRRMDEPATEDVEAEALAMSLRDIAKQVIQLMPELPREAGSLIDSIQAPGALADLVAANLDAPVEEKAQLIETIDVKERIRKVLRLLTRQLEILKMRERINSQIKEEMGKNQREYVLRQQLKAIKEELGEDDGDQGDLDGLEDRIAKANLPTEAETVAKKQLKRLRTMQVGSAEYTVVRTYLDWILDVPWTQSTQDNLDIGSVRKVLDEDHYGLEKVKKRILEYLAVRKLKQDKKGPILCLLGPPGVGKTSLGRSIARALGRKFHRVSLGGVHDEAAIRGHRRTYVGALPGQIIQGMKKSGTINPVFMMDEVDKIGHDFRGDPSAALLEVLDPEQNNTFADHYLEIPYDLSHVMFVATANVADPIPPPLRDRMEILEIPGYTRKEKLAIARQHLLPKQLSEHGLTTEQLEVTDKALEEIIDHYTREAGVRSLERQIAGVIRGVAVKVAEGDTQKRRVDNEDDLHEFLGPAKYTSEVAERTAESGVATGLAWTSVGGEILFIEATRMYGTGKLQLTGQLGDVMKESAQAALSFVRSNASRYSIAKDFLEKSDLHIHIPAGAMPKDGPSAGVTMFTALVSLLTGIKVRHDVAMTGEITLRGRVLPIGGLKEKVLAAHRAGIKRIIVPERNRADLEEVPKEVVDELQFFFVSRMEQVLEAALERLPEPAPATEESKDGEKKEIEKSEKSSIASN
- a CDS encoding formylglycine-generating enzyme family protein, whose product is MIDPLLGLGALAIAMLGLPAAPSLDPGPSPACPADMRLVTGTHRDEVQHVCVEPVKSGKATHCFAYWEDITAEEGPATEISVCMDQFEAPNQRGAKPLVMQSFETATAWCAARGKRVCAEQEWELACEGPERRPLAYGWRVDKAVCNSGKAWRPVDERKLGASGEVAQREVERLWQGAPSGSHPGCASTFGVFDMMGNVEEWVASRGGRRWPGALMGGFWAKPWTGCRGTNDAHEPKFVFYETGFRCCADPRSALPSRGAAAREENEERGGRPASGP